A single region of the Winslowiella toletana genome encodes:
- a CDS encoding S24/S26 family peptidase — protein sequence MGFPSPAGDHIERRLNIYDFIAINPASMMILDVGDRLFIVDRSISARSGNRIVFEVFGESQVGKLMGNSIITQEGEAYEGSVLEEVELLGVVTSEILRVHEAERPTI from the coding sequence ATGGGATTCCCGTCACCGGCTGGCGATCATATCGAAAGGCGGCTTAACATTTATGACTTCATCGCAATCAATCCGGCATCGATGATGATTCTTGATGTCGGCGACAGGTTATTCATTGTCGACAGGAGCATTTCAGCCAGGAGCGGCAATAGAATTGTTTTTGAAGTGTTTGGTGAATCTCAGGTAGGGAAGCTGATGGGTAACAGCATCATCACACAGGAAGGGGAGGCATACGAAGGAAGTGTACTTGAAGAAGTAGAGCTGTTAGGCGTCGTGACGTCGGAGATTCTGCGCGTGCATGAAGCGGAAAGGCCGACGATTTGA
- a CDS encoding DNA polymerase V, with amino-acid sequence MARQYEIEAAFRAAVKILPKTGRTITTVDFVAELAKVNWHWTEKEANQWIEHHQDQFKDISTQEGESRTFRLFNANHWR; translated from the coding sequence ATGGCAAGACAATACGAAATCGAAGCGGCATTTCGCGCAGCGGTAAAAATTCTGCCGAAAACCGGGCGTACCATTACCACTGTGGATTTTGTTGCGGAGCTGGCGAAAGTGAACTGGCACTGGACAGAAAAGGAAGCTAACCAGTGGATTGAACATCATCAGGATCAGTTCAAGGATATCTCTACTCAGGAAGGGGAAAGCAGAACGTTTAGGCTTTTCAACGCTAATCACTGGAGGTAG
- a CDS encoding phage repressor protein CI, with protein MRIESAKAADVLDRILSSYGFTMQKELAELLEIAKSNVAGWLQRDQIPGNVIVQCALDTQSDVNWLVTGEFAKASFDKEPLEARGKALYDEIMTNGGKLVLRRILDAYGFTLQKQLCELLDISSGTVSTWVRRDYFPGDVVVACALDTGVSLQWLATGKGQPTSNQSAIPSANQIPKYRFESGRLKDAGLWTADPTLLNASSSSAEYIEGVKYSWLIDRSQNEIVSGRWFVIVDGAYDVFDIARLPGGKLRLANSSISYECSLADIKPYGAVLFTLGKHI; from the coding sequence ATGCGCATTGAGTCTGCAAAAGCTGCTGATGTTCTAGACCGAATCCTGTCTTCATATGGGTTTACTATGCAAAAAGAGCTGGCAGAGCTTCTTGAGATTGCAAAGAGTAATGTTGCCGGTTGGTTGCAGCGTGACCAGATTCCGGGGAATGTGATTGTTCAATGTGCTTTAGATACACAGAGTGATGTCAACTGGTTGGTCACAGGAGAGTTTGCAAAAGCAAGTTTTGATAAGGAGCCGCTGGAGGCTAGAGGTAAGGCTCTTTACGACGAGATTATGACTAACGGCGGTAAGCTTGTTTTGCGGCGCATACTGGATGCATACGGCTTTACCCTGCAAAAACAGCTATGTGAATTACTCGACATTTCATCCGGCACGGTAAGCACTTGGGTTCGCCGAGATTATTTCCCCGGTGATGTGGTGGTGGCGTGCGCACTCGATACCGGCGTATCACTTCAATGGTTAGCTACAGGAAAGGGCCAACCAACCAGCAATCAATCTGCCATCCCGTCAGCTAACCAGATCCCTAAGTATCGTTTTGAGTCCGGGCGACTGAAAGATGCAGGTCTGTGGACAGCAGACCCAACGCTGTTAAATGCATCATCAAGTAGTGCTGAATATATTGAGGGTGTTAAATATTCATGGCTCATCGACAGGTCCCAAAATGAAATCGTCAGCGGCCGATGGTTTGTTATCGTTGATGGCGCTTATGACGTTTTCGATATAGCTCGCCTACCGGGCGGAAAGTTGAGGCTAGCCAATAGCTCAATAAGTTATGAGTGTTCCCTTGCTGATATTAAACCTTATGGGGCTGTTTTGTTTACACTTGGAAAACATATTTGA
- a CDS encoding lysis system i-spanin subunit Rz, whose translation MDDDASARLTDAAQRDYFTLKKPIVIITTQLTGLQQYIKEQCLD comes from the coding sequence ATTGATGATGACGCCAGCGCCAGACTTACTGACGCCGCTCAACGGGATTATTTCACTCTTAAAAAGCCAATCGTCATCATCACCACACAACTAACTGGGCTGCAGCAGTACATTAAAGAACAGTGTCTGGATTAG
- a CDS encoding DUF2511 domain-containing protein, with protein sequence MKKVVLLASLLAFSGAAFSKDNSEAVFKKDSGDEWPLEFDRAVLTCLPGGGVFVINPMSDTYYPLNGTAQGLVRAGKVEAGDIKSVWLDNPEFPGAKKSIDTLLDKGLELCD encoded by the coding sequence ATGAAAAAGGTTGTTTTGTTAGCATCATTGTTAGCTTTCTCTGGTGCTGCATTCTCTAAAGATAATAGTGAAGCTGTTTTCAAAAAAGATTCAGGCGATGAATGGCCACTAGAATTTGATCGTGCTGTTCTGACGTGTCTGCCTGGTGGCGGTGTTTTCGTCATCAATCCAATGAGTGACACATACTACCCTCTTAATGGAACGGCTCAGGGCTTGGTAAGAGCCGGAAAAGTTGAGGCAGGTGATATCAAATCGGTATGGCTGGATAACCCCGAGTTTCCGGGTGCTAAGAAAAGCATTGACACATTACTCGATAAAGGACTGGAACTTTGCGATTAA
- a CDS encoding SHOCT domain-containing protein, with amino-acid sequence MKTNKHVENFKSKHLQNGEAAVAWAEGYIGRLMGQGKDKQYNGALIVTDIRVAFYRKGLLGEVIENIPLKAITSIERKSILGHRSIKMHTSHDDLEFKTYNKEGEALLIAAIEAGRHLSANPTASQPISTTADPYEQLKKLAELKAAGILSEEEFQDKKAKIMELI; translated from the coding sequence ATGAAAACCAATAAACACGTTGAGAACTTTAAGAGTAAGCACCTCCAGAATGGAGAAGCTGCTGTAGCTTGGGCTGAGGGTTATATCGGCAGATTGATGGGGCAGGGCAAGGATAAGCAGTACAATGGTGCTCTTATTGTTACTGATATAAGGGTAGCATTTTATCGAAAAGGGCTTTTGGGCGAGGTTATTGAAAATATTCCGTTGAAGGCAATAACTTCTATAGAGAGAAAATCTATACTCGGCCACAGGTCAATAAAGATGCATACCAGCCATGATGACCTCGAATTCAAAACCTACAATAAAGAAGGCGAGGCTTTACTGATTGCTGCAATTGAAGCTGGTAGACATCTGAGCGCTAATCCTACGGCTTCGCAACCCATATCTACAACAGCCGATCCTTACGAACAACTGAAAAAGCTTGCTGAGTTAAAGGCCGCCGGAATTCTCTCTGAAGAGGAATTTCAGGATAAAAAAGCTAAAATAATGGAATTAATCTAA
- a CDS encoding tyrosine-type recombinase/integrase, producing MLFSDVRDNRVFITQSKTSHKLAIPLNLELKALGLSLEAVIDLCRRDNPSDYMIYSAVRRGGRKPGPVTPVALTQAFAEARELSGIKFGENPPTFHEIRSLASRLFEAENGEDFAQKLLGHKNLSMTKKYLDSRGQEYMMV from the coding sequence ATGCTTTTCAGCGATGTCAGGGATAATCGAGTATTTATCACTCAGAGCAAAACCAGCCATAAGCTGGCCATACCTTTAAACCTTGAGCTGAAAGCGTTGGGGTTGTCACTTGAAGCAGTTATCGATTTATGCCGACGGGATAATCCGTCAGATTATATGATCTATTCAGCCGTAAGGCGCGGGGGCAGAAAGCCAGGCCCTGTTACGCCGGTTGCTTTAACCCAGGCTTTTGCTGAAGCACGAGAATTGAGCGGTATTAAGTTCGGTGAAAATCCACCGACATTTCATGAAATACGCAGCCTGGCAAGTCGATTGTTCGAAGCCGAGAATGGCGAGGATTTCGCGCAGAAATTACTGGGACACAAAAACCTGTCAATGACCAAAAAGTATCTGGATTCTCGCGGGCAAGAATACATGATGGTTTAG
- a CDS encoding YoaK family protein → MLLSTESERNNIVDSQLACTLAAVAGALNTMAFEIVGFFSANMTGNVSSFSDHLAKANISAGMFFLSILFMFIAGAAFSTMIINAGRRNKIRSIYAVNILIEGAALLTLGVIESWFRPEASGSFLILSLSFLMGLQNAVVTRISNARVRTTHVSGASTDIGIELAMLFDVLRRKESPKDAPIYLERLKLHFLTISCFCAGGVAGIWFYHLLSYKFLMLTGVGLMCLALRTILIKKRILSH, encoded by the coding sequence ATGCTGCTGAGTACAGAAAGTGAGCGTAATAATATTGTCGATAGCCAGCTTGCCTGCACGCTGGCCGCAGTAGCAGGCGCTTTAAATACAATGGCGTTCGAGATAGTGGGGTTTTTCTCCGCTAACATGACGGGAAATGTATCCTCGTTTTCAGATCATCTTGCCAAGGCGAATATATCGGCAGGAATGTTTTTTCTGTCGATTTTATTCATGTTTATTGCCGGGGCCGCTTTTTCAACCATGATTATCAATGCCGGGCGTAGAAATAAAATCCGAAGCATATACGCTGTCAATATTCTGATTGAGGGAGCCGCGCTTCTCACACTGGGTGTTATTGAAAGCTGGTTCAGGCCAGAAGCATCAGGCTCTTTCTTAATCCTTAGCCTCAGTTTTTTAATGGGATTGCAAAATGCTGTCGTGACACGTATCTCAAATGCTCGCGTAAGAACTACGCATGTTTCGGGTGCTTCTACTGATATTGGTATCGAGCTGGCGATGCTCTTTGATGTGTTGCGCCGAAAGGAGTCACCCAAAGATGCTCCGATTTATTTAGAACGTCTTAAGCTTCACTTTTTAACTATTAGCTGTTTTTGCGCGGGAGGTGTAGCAGGTATCTGGTTTTATCATTTACTGAGCTATAAATTTCTGATGCTAACGGGTGTCGGCCTGATGTGTTTAGCATTGAGGACTATATTAATAAAAAAAAGAATTCTCAGTCATTGA